One stretch of Bradyrhizobium canariense DNA includes these proteins:
- a CDS encoding MFS transporter — protein sequence MISNWLSAALARRNIHYGWVMVGVTFLTALVSAGAVGAPGVFIVPLQKEFGWTTAQISSALSIRFMLFGLMAPFAAALMNRYGLRNVTLSALLIVVTALVLSLGMTEVWQLMLLWGVVVGIGTGMTALVLGATVAARWFTDRRGLVVGILTASAATGQLVFLPLLASLTERMGWRTGLGLMCVMLGVAAFAVLMVMRDRPGDVGLRPFGDEGTQPLPAPAPNNAPIMAAALGTLRDAAKTRAFWILFATFFICGASTNGLVQVHLIPMCLDFGIPQVQAASLLAAMGIFDFFGTIASGWLSDRYDNRYLLFWYYGLRGLSLVSLPFTDFSFYGLSLFAMFYGLDWIATVPPTVRLTAQRFGPERANLVFGWIFAGHQLGAATAAFGAGLSRTLLATYLPAFFVAGALCIIASLMVLGMARQPKPVTA from the coding sequence ATGATCTCGAATTGGCTGTCGGCCGCCCTCGCCCGCCGAAACATTCACTACGGCTGGGTGATGGTCGGTGTGACATTTCTGACCGCGCTGGTCAGCGCCGGCGCGGTCGGCGCGCCCGGCGTGTTCATCGTGCCCCTGCAAAAGGAATTCGGCTGGACCACCGCACAGATTTCCTCGGCGCTGTCGATCCGCTTCATGCTGTTCGGGCTGATGGCGCCGTTCGCAGCCGCGCTGATGAACCGCTACGGCCTGCGCAACGTGACGCTGTCGGCGCTGCTGATCGTGGTGACGGCGCTGGTGCTGTCGCTCGGAATGACCGAGGTCTGGCAATTGATGCTGCTATGGGGCGTCGTGGTCGGCATCGGCACCGGCATGACCGCGCTGGTGCTGGGCGCGACCGTTGCCGCGCGCTGGTTCACGGACCGGCGCGGACTGGTGGTGGGTATTCTGACCGCGAGTGCGGCGACCGGACAGTTGGTGTTCCTGCCGCTGCTGGCGAGCCTGACCGAGCGGATGGGCTGGCGAACCGGCCTCGGGCTGATGTGCGTGATGCTGGGCGTCGCGGCGTTCGCGGTGCTGATGGTGATGCGCGATCGCCCTGGTGATGTGGGCTTGCGGCCGTTCGGCGACGAGGGCACCCAACCGCTGCCGGCGCCGGCGCCAAACAATGCGCCCATTATGGCCGCGGCGCTCGGCACGCTGCGCGATGCGGCCAAAACCCGCGCGTTCTGGATTCTGTTTGCGACCTTCTTCATCTGCGGCGCCAGCACCAATGGCCTGGTCCAGGTCCATCTGATTCCGATGTGCCTCGATTTCGGCATTCCGCAGGTGCAGGCGGCGAGCCTGCTCGCTGCCATGGGCATCTTCGATTTCTTCGGCACCATTGCCTCGGGCTGGCTGTCGGACCGCTACGACAACCGGTATCTGCTGTTCTGGTATTACGGGTTGCGCGGCCTGTCGCTGGTGTCGCTGCCGTTCACCGACTTCTCGTTCTACGGCCTGTCGCTGTTTGCGATGTTCTATGGGCTGGACTGGATCGCGACCGTGCCGCCGACGGTGCGGCTGACCGCGCAACGGTTCGGGCCGGAGCGCGCCAATCTGGTGTTTGGCTGGATTTTCGCGGGCCATCAATTGGGCGCGGCCACCGCGGCATTCGGCGCCGGCCTGTCGCGAACCCTGCTCGCGACCTATCTGCCGGCGTTCTTCGTCGCCGGCGCGCTGTGCATCATCGCGTCGTTGATGGTGCTCGGCATGGCACGGCAGCCGAAGCCGGTGACGGCGTGA
- a CDS encoding enoyl-CoA hydratase, whose amino-acid sequence MDMLNPYCGVDRDPRGVVRLTICNAGSLNILGTAAINGVREGLQTLAKDRQIRVLVIAGQSEKSMIGGADIKEMARLDQKSAETFITGLRDLCEAARAFPGPVIARMPGWCLGGGLEFAAACDFRIAAHDAKFGMPEVRVGIPSVIHAALLPRLIGWGRARWLVMTAETIDAPTALAWGLVDAVAPQGGLDAAVEHTVKALLECGPEALRAQKALLRQWEELPLKESVDLSIGVFGQSFLSGEPQRLMQGFIDRKR is encoded by the coding sequence ATGGACATGCTCAATCCCTATTGCGGCGTCGACCGTGACCCGCGCGGCGTCGTCCGGCTGACGATCTGCAACGCGGGCTCACTCAACATTTTGGGAACGGCCGCCATCAATGGCGTTCGCGAAGGGCTGCAAACACTGGCGAAGGACCGGCAGATCCGCGTGCTTGTGATCGCCGGCCAGAGCGAAAAGAGCATGATCGGCGGCGCCGACATCAAGGAAATGGCCAGGCTCGATCAGAAGTCCGCCGAGACATTCATCACGGGCCTGCGAGATCTCTGTGAAGCCGCGCGTGCCTTTCCGGGGCCCGTGATCGCGCGGATGCCGGGCTGGTGTCTCGGCGGAGGCCTGGAATTTGCCGCCGCCTGCGATTTCCGGATCGCGGCGCACGACGCCAAATTCGGCATGCCGGAAGTCAGGGTCGGTATTCCCTCGGTTATCCACGCGGCGCTGTTGCCGCGGCTGATCGGCTGGGGCCGCGCCCGCTGGCTGGTGATGACGGCCGAGACCATCGACGCCCCTACCGCACTGGCCTGGGGCCTTGTCGACGCGGTGGCGCCGCAAGGCGGTCTCGATGCCGCTGTGGAACATACGGTCAAGGCCTTGCTCGAATGCGGCCCGGAAGCGTTGCGCGCGCAAAAAGCGCTGCTCCGGCAATGGGAGGAACTGCCGCTGAAGGAATCCGTCGACCTCAGCATCGGCGTGTTCGGGCAATCGTTCCTGAGCGGCGAGCCGCAGCGGCTGATGCAGGGCTTTATCGACCGCAAGCGCTAG
- a CDS encoding acetyl-CoA C-acyltransferase, producing the protein MAKASDPVVIVSAARTPLGKFMGDLTPFSAHKLGSHVIGAAVERAKLSPDRIDEVFMGCVLPAGQGQAPARQAARGAKLPDATGATTINKVCGSGMKATMLAHDIINAGSAEIVVSGGMESMSNAPYLLAKARGGYRVGHDRIIDHMLMDGLEDAYEVGRSMGDFGESTAEAYQFTRKDQDVYAMETLTRARKAVEGGAFKAEIVPLTVTEKAGPRSIGNDEIPLKVDPAKIPGLKPAFRANGTITPAASSANADGAAALVLARRSLADRDGLPVLAEIKGHATHSQEPQWFTTAPIPAIRKLLDKVGWSVSDVDLFEINEAFAVVPMAAQRDLGIPREKLNINGGACALGHPIGATGARLIVTLLHALEAHGLKRGVAALCIGGGEATAIAIERSMH; encoded by the coding sequence ATGGCCAAAGCTTCCGATCCGGTCGTCATCGTTTCCGCCGCGCGCACCCCGCTTGGCAAGTTCATGGGTGACCTCACGCCGTTCAGCGCGCACAAACTCGGTTCCCATGTGATCGGCGCTGCGGTGGAACGGGCGAAATTGTCGCCCGACCGGATCGACGAGGTGTTCATGGGCTGCGTGCTTCCGGCCGGACAGGGCCAGGCCCCGGCACGACAGGCCGCCCGCGGCGCCAAACTGCCGGACGCAACCGGCGCCACCACGATCAACAAGGTGTGCGGCTCCGGCATGAAAGCCACCATGCTGGCGCATGACATCATCAACGCCGGCTCGGCCGAGATCGTGGTGTCCGGCGGCATGGAGAGCATGAGCAATGCCCCCTATCTGCTGGCGAAAGCACGCGGCGGCTACCGCGTTGGCCATGATCGCATCATCGACCACATGCTGATGGACGGCCTCGAAGACGCCTACGAAGTCGGCCGCTCGATGGGGGATTTCGGTGAATCAACCGCCGAAGCCTACCAGTTCACCCGCAAGGACCAGGACGTCTACGCCATGGAGACGCTGACCCGGGCGCGCAAGGCGGTCGAAGGCGGCGCGTTCAAGGCCGAGATCGTGCCGCTCACGGTCACGGAAAAGGCCGGTCCGCGCAGCATCGGCAATGACGAGATTCCGCTCAAGGTCGATCCCGCCAAGATTCCGGGACTAAAGCCGGCGTTCCGCGCCAACGGCACGATCACGCCGGCGGCGTCCTCGGCGAATGCCGATGGCGCGGCAGCGCTGGTGCTGGCGCGGCGCTCACTCGCTGACCGCGATGGCCTGCCCGTTTTGGCTGAGATCAAGGGCCACGCCACCCACAGCCAGGAACCGCAATGGTTCACGACCGCGCCGATCCCCGCGATCCGCAAGCTGCTCGACAAGGTCGGCTGGAGCGTCAGCGATGTCGACCTGTTCGAGATCAATGAAGCCTTCGCGGTGGTGCCGATGGCGGCGCAGCGCGATCTCGGCATTCCGCGCGAGAAGCTGAACATCAATGGCGGCGCCTGCGCGCTCGGCCATCCCATCGGCGCCACCGGGGCGCGCCTGATCGTAACGCTGCTGCATGCGCTCGAAGCGCATGGCCTGAAGCGCGGCGTCGCCGCGCTCTGCATCGGCGGCGGCGAAGCCACAGCGATCGCGATCGAGCGGAGCATGCACTAG